The Sphingomonas naphthae nucleotide sequence CCGCCATTGTCGGCGTTGTGGCAGGCGGCGCATTTCTTGAAGACCTGCTCGCCCTTGGCCGGGTCGGCCTTGGCGAGATACACTTCGATCGGCTGTTCGGCGGCGGCTTCCTCGCCACCGGCCTCGGCCTCGACACCCTCGACGGTGTAGCCCATCGTCTCGGGGCGCTCGGCGTGGAAATACTCGCCGGTCACGATCGAAAGGCCAAGAGCAGCGATGCCGCCGGCCAGCACCCATCCGGCGATCGTGTTGCCGCGGTCGTTCATTGCCTGCCTAACCCCCGATTTTATATGCGGCTCTCAAGGCCGCGATAAGGCGAACAGCGGTTCCTTTAGGGGGCGTTGTGCTGCACTGCAAGCGGCCAAGCGGGGGCCGGCACGGCATTTCCACGCGACGACGGGCGGAACCGGATGGCCGGCTCCGCCCGCGTGAGGAACGGGGATCGCGGGGGCGATCAGCCGCCGTGCGCCGGCGATCCGGCCTCGGCGAGCTGCGTCTCGCGCAGTTCCAGGATGCTCGCCAGATGCACCTGCGCGGCCGTCTCGGCGCGCACCTTGCAATCCATGCTGTGCTGGAGCGCGGTCAGGTCGCGATAGTCGGTCGGCGCCTGACAGACGGCGTTGACGGCGCTCGAGATGCGCTTGGCGAGCGTCTTCTTGCCGGCGGCCGAGGCGAGATCGAGATCGGCGGTGGCGACGCGCACAGCGGTCGGCTCGGTCACCGGCGTAGCGGCGAAGGCGGGCGCGGCGGCCGCTGCGAACAGCGGGGCGGCGATCAGCGGGACGAGGATGGTCTTGAACATGATGAATTCCTTTCCTGGGTCGGGGGCCCCCAGGGCCTTCTCGTGAGAGGAGGCTGGGGTCGCCGGGCGGTTGGTGGGGCCACCGCCCGGCCCGCCCTTCCTAGGCGGGGTGGGTCGGCCGATCGATCGAGCTTCGATCGGGGGCGCCGATCGCCCGACCGGCGGTACGAGCGCCGTCCATCGATCGACGAACGACATGAACCGCGCTTGCAGGATCGGCGACGGGCGGCGATCCTGCCCGCCATACCGCCTCTTTCCTCAGGATATGCCCCGCCGATGATTCGCCGTTTCGCCGCCGCGCTGATGTTCACCTCTCTGCTGACCGCCGCCGTGCCGGCCGCCGCGCAGGACAAGGGCGCGCCCAAGAAGGAGGCGCCCGCGCCGAAGAAAAGCGACGACAGCGATCTGCCGCCGCTGCCCGCCGACCGTACCGTCCGCCAGCAGGCGGTGATCGGCGGCCGGTCGATCGCCTATGACGCCACGGTCGGCACGATCCCGGTGCGCGATGCCAAGGGCAAGATCGCGGGCGAGGTGGTGTTCACCGCTTATACGATGCCGGGCGCGGCGCGCGGATCGCGGCCGGTCACCTTCGCCTTCAACGGCGGGCCGGGGGCGTCGTCGGTCTATCTCAACCTCGGCGCGATCGGGCCGAAGCGGGTGCAGTTCGGCGCGCAGGGCGACAGCCCGTCGGACAGCCCGGTGCTGACCGACAATCCCGCCTCCTGGCTCGACTTCACCGATATCGTCTTCATCGATCCGGTCGGCACCGGCTTCTCGCGCTCGCTGGTGGACGAGGAGCAGACCAAGAAGCTGTTCTATTCGGCCAAGCCCGACATCGAATATCTGTCGCGCGTGATCTACGATTGGCTGCTCCGCAACGGGCGGCTGACCTCGCCCAAATATCTCGCGGGCGAAAGCTATGGCGGCTACCGCGTGCCGCGTGTCGCCTACCATCTTCAGAGCCAGCTCGGCGTCGGGCTGAACGGGCTGGTGCTGGTGTCGCCCTATCTCGATCCGACCGCGTTGCGCGCGCAGGGCACGGCGCTGTCGCCCTTGCCCTATATGGCCACCCTGCCGTCGATGGCGGCGGCCAATCTGGAGCGCAAGGGCCAGCTCAGCCCGGCGGCGTTGCAGGAGGTGGAGGATTATACGCGCGGCGAATATATCGTCGATCTGCTGCGCGGCCGCTCCGATCCGGCGGCGGTCGAGCGGCTGACGACGCGCGTGTCGGCCTATACGGGCCTCGATCCGAAGATCGTGCGCCAGTTGCAGGGCCGGGTCGATCTCGGCACCTTCCTGCGCGAGATCCATCGTGGCGAGAAGAAGATCGGCTCGGTCTACGACAGCAATGTCACCGCCTACGATCCCTTCCCCGAAAAGGCCGACAGCGACAGCAACGACCCCATCCTCGACGCGCTGATCGCGCCGACGACGAGCGCGATGGTCGATTTCGTCACCACCACGGTCGGCTGGAAGGTGGACGCGCGCTACAATGCGCTGTCCTACGATGTGAATCGCATGTGGGTGCGCGACAACAGCGACACGCCGGTGCAGGATCTGCGCAAGGCGATGGCGGCCGACCCCAAGATGCGGGTGATCGTGGCGCACGGCATGGACGACCTGTCCTGCCCCTTTTTCGCCAGCCGGCTCATCATCGATCAGCTGCCGGTGATGGGCGATCCCAACCGCGTGAAGCTGTCGCTCTATGCCGGCGGCCACATGTTCTACAGCCGGCCGGCGAGCGGGCAGGCGTTCCGGGAAGATATCCGGGGGATGATGGCGCGTTAGTTTGATCCGCTCACGCGGATAGCGGCCGGCCCCGCCCCTGATCCGGCCTAGCCGGATCAGGGCTCAACCAAACGCGAATCCCGGATCGCACCCCAGCAGCAGGATCGAGACGCCGAGCGTCGCCTGCCAGCGGGCGCGGAGGAGGGCGGTGCGCCAGCCGGGGCGCCGCTCCACCGCCGGCGCTTCGGCCGCCGCGACCTCGCGGGCGACGAAGGCGGCGAAGGCGTCGTCGCGGGTCGAGCGCAGGCCCCGGCTCCAGGCGACCGCCATCGGCAGGCGCCACGGCGCGACGGCGGCCGGGGATATGCCGGCGGCGCGGGCGTAGCACCACACGTACCAGCGTGCCGCCAGCTCGCGGCAGAGCGCCACCGCCCCGCGCCGCAGTGCGTTGCCGCTGGGGAAGGCGCCGAAGCGGATCAGCAATTCGGTGCGGGCCAGATCGGCGAGCGGCTGGCCGGCCGAGGCGCGCCCCCAATCGATCACGACCAGCCCGGCGGGGGTGTCGATCACGTTGCCGGGGTGGAAATCGCCATGGCACAGCCGGTCGATCCCGCCACTTGCGCCCAGCCGGGTGAGGCGGGCGAGGGCGGCCGAGCGGGTCGCCATGTCGCAGCCGGAATGGACGATCTGCAATTCGGTGACGTCGCGCTGGCGGCGCATGTCGCGCGGCGGGCGGCGGCTGTGGATCGCGGCCTGGGCGCGGGCCATGCGGGCGAAGGCGCGGGCGATGCCCCACGGCGCACGGCCAGTGACGGCCAGAACGGTACGGCCCTCGACATAATCGAACAGCAGGCCCCGCCGCCCGTCCACCTCGATCCGCGCGCTGGCGGCCGCCACGGGCAGGCCGCAGGCGGCGGCATGGCGCGAGGCGGCCTCCTCGCGCGCGATCAGCGCGTCGGGAACCTCGGTGCCGTATAATTTGACCACCCGGCCGTCGGCCCGGCGATACACTTCGGAACTGGTGCCACGCCCGATCGGCGTGCCGGGTCCGTCGTCTCTCATCCCGCCGCTATCGACCCTCCCGAACATCGTCACCACCCCGATATGGGGGGTTATGACATGCCTTTCGCATGTGCGAAACGGCGAGGGCGGCGATTGGTTGCGTTGCGGCGGCCCTTGCCGTCGCGCGGGCTTTGCCAGACGATGCGGGAATGACCGGACCCGATATCTTCCGCCGCCGCCATGCTATCGCCGCCGCTGCCGTCGTGGCCGCGACCGGGCTGATCGAATGGCTGATGGCCCGCCCGCCGATCTGCCGCTGCGGGCGGGTGCGGCTGTGGGCGAGGGAGGTGCAGGGGCCGGAGAACAGCCAGCAGATCGCCGACTGGTACAGCCTCAGCCACATCGTCCACGGGCTGCTGTTCTACGGCGCCCTGCGGCTGGTGCTGCCGCGTCTGGCCTGGGGCTGGCGTCTGGTCGTCGCGGTGGGGATCGAGGCGGCGTGGGAGCTGGCCGAGAACAGCCCGGTCATCATCGACCGCTACCGCGCCGCGACCATGGCCTTCGGCTATTCGGGCGACAGCATCCTCAATTCACTGAGCGACATCGCCTGCATGATGGTGGGCTTCGTCGTCGCGCGGCGCCTGCCGGCGTGGGGATCGGTGCTGCTGGTGGTGGCGCTGGAACTGATCGCTTTGGCCGCGATCCGCGACAATCTGGCGCTCAACGTGCTGATGCTGGTGCACCCGGTGGATGCGGTGCGGGTGTGGCAGGCGGGTTAGAAGCCATCGCCTCCCGATCCGAGCCAAAGACCCGATCAGTTGATCGTCTGCGGCCGCTGGTTGGTGTTGCGGTACATCGCCATCTGCTCCTCGGTCGGCACCGGCGGGCGCTTGGCCATCAGCGACTGGAACACCAGCATCAGCGCTATGGCGCCGGCCGCGATCATCAGCGCGACGCGCGTGTCGCCGGTGAAGACCGGGCGGCGGCGCTGGTGGGTCCAGTGCTGGCCCTTGCGGGCGGGTTTGGAGAACAGGGGCATATATAGATCCGCATAGGGCAAAGCCGCCCGCGCCGCACGCCATAATTTACGTAGCCCTTCGCAACGCATTGCGCCGCATGGCTAACACTTTGTTCACCATCCGCTGTCATGCCGGCCCGGTAGTAATGGGACAGGGCCTCGATGGACGACCTGCTGACAGAGTTCATTGCCGAAACGCGCGAGACGATGGAGGCGCTGGCCGGCGAGGTCGTCGCGTGGGAGGCGGCGCCCGGCGATCGCGAGCGGCTGGATGCGATCTTCCGCTTCGTCCACACGGTGAAGGGCAGCTGCGGCTTCCTCGATCTGCCGCGCCTCGGCAAATTGAGCCACGCGGCCGAGGATGTGCTGGCCGACGTGCGCGCCAACCGCCGCATGCCCGATGCCCGCCTCGTTTCGGCCGTGCTGGGCGTGATCGACCGGATCGGCGAGCTGACCGACGCGATGGAGACCGGCGTCGCCGTCTCCCATCACGAGGACGAGCAATTGATCGCCGCGCTTGCCGAACAGGCCGGGCCCGCCGACGCGCCCGAAGGCGCCACCCCCAATACCGTCCAGCCCAGCACCGCGCGCACCATGGCGCGCAGCATCCGCCTGCCGGTCGATCTGCTCGATCGCATGATGGCGGGCGTGTCCGATCTGGTGCTGGCCCGCAACGAACTCGGCCGCAAACTGCGCGACGGCAATGACGAGACCGGCACCGAGGCCGCGTTCGAGCGCCTCTCGCTCACCATCGGCGAGATCCGCGAGGCGATCACCCGCACCCGCATGGCGCGGATCGACAATCTCTTCTCGGCGCTGCCCCGTCTCGTCCGCGATCTGTGCGCCGATCTCGGCAAGCGCGTGTCGCTCGATATTGACGGCGGCGACGTCGAACTCGATCGCGAGATGATCGAGATGATCCGCGATCCGCTGACGCATATCGTCCGCAACGCGATCGATCACGGCATCGAACTGCCCGAGGTGCGCGAGCGCACCGGCAAGCCCGCCGCCGGGCGCCTGCGCATCGGCGCGCGCCAGTCGGGCAACCAGATCCTGATCGACGTGATCGACGACGGGCGCGGCGTGGATGCCGATCGCCTGCTCGAAAAGGCGCTGATGGCGGGGCAGGTCTCGACCGATCAGGCGCTCCAGATGAACTGGCAGCAGAAACTCGAACTGATGTTCCTGCCCGGCCTCTCCACCGCCGGTGCCGTCACCGCCATTTCCGGGCGCGGCGTCGGCATGGACGTGGTGCGCGCCAATATCGAGCGGATCGGCGGCCTCGTCGATATCGAGAGCCGGGTCGGCGCGGGGCTGAAGCTCACCCTGCGCGTGCCGCTCACCCTCACCATCATTCCCGCCCTTACCATCCAGACCGGCGACCAGCGCTTCGCCGTGCCGCGCTCGGCGATCGAGGAGATCGTGCGCGTCGGCGGCAATGCCGTCACGATGGAGAAGATGGGCGACGCCAATGTCGCGCGCATCCGCGGCCGCCGCCTGCCGGTGGTGGCGCTGGGCGCCTTCATGGGCCTCGAAGGGCAGGGGGCGTCCCGCCCGATCGCCGGCGTGCTGGTCGTCGTCCGCGCGGGCGGCGGCGAGCGGTTCGCGCTCTTGGTCGATCAGGTCATGGATCATGAGGAACTGGTGGTGAAGCCCGCCGCGCCCGCGATCATGGCCGCCGGGGTCTTCGCCGGCACCACCCTGCCCGACAACAGCCGGCCGATGCTGCTGCTCGACGTGGCCGGCATCGCCGCTGTCGCCGGGGTCGCCTCGGCCGAGCGCGAGGAGGAGCGCGCCGAGGCCGCCGTCGTCGAGGTGCCGCCGACCCTGCTGTTCCGCGATCTCGACGGCGTCGATCGCGCCATCCGCCTCGCGCTCGTCGAGCGCATCGAGGATGTGCCGACCGCGTCGATCGCGATGAGCGGCGGGCGGCTGCGCATGGCGCAGGACGGCCGCATCGTCGCCATCGCCACCTGCGGCGCGCCGCTGCCCGACGATCGCGTGCGGCTGCTCCGCCTGTCGGACGGCGCCACGCAGGTCGGCTATGCGATCGATCGGGTCAACGATATCGTCGAACTGGCGGGCGATCCCGTGCCCGCCGCCGCCCCCGGCCCGGTGCTGGGCGTGCTGGCCCACGAGGGGCGTCCGGTCGAACTGCTCGATCCCTTCTGGCTCTTCGCCGAGCCCGCCGCCTCGGCGCCGGCCGCGAGCCATCATCCGGCCGCCAAGCCGCTCTGCCTGCTGGCCGACGCGAGCGACCCGTGGACCCGGCAGGTGCTGGGGCCGCTGATCGCCGCCGCCGGCTACCGCGTCGCCTTCGATGCCGATGGCGAGGCGCCGGCCGACGTGGTGATCGCCTCGTGGGGGGCGTCCGCGCCCGCCGGCGGTGGCGCGCCGGTCGTCCGCATCCGCCCGCAGGCCGAGCCGCAGGGCGACGACAGCATCTATCGCTACGATCGCGCGGCCCTGCTCGATGCGTTGCGCACCAGCGTG carries:
- a CDS encoding S10 family peptidase, producing the protein MIRRFAAALMFTSLLTAAVPAAAQDKGAPKKEAPAPKKSDDSDLPPLPADRTVRQQAVIGGRSIAYDATVGTIPVRDAKGKIAGEVVFTAYTMPGAARGSRPVTFAFNGGPGASSVYLNLGAIGPKRVQFGAQGDSPSDSPVLTDNPASWLDFTDIVFIDPVGTGFSRSLVDEEQTKKLFYSAKPDIEYLSRVIYDWLLRNGRLTSPKYLAGESYGGYRVPRVAYHLQSQLGVGLNGLVLVSPYLDPTALRAQGTALSPLPYMATLPSMAAANLERKGQLSPAALQEVEDYTRGEYIVDLLRGRSDPAAVERLTTRVSAYTGLDPKIVRQLQGRVDLGTFLREIHRGEKKIGSVYDSNVTAYDPFPEKADSDSNDPILDALIAPTTSAMVDFVTTTVGWKVDARYNALSYDVNRMWVRDNSDTPVQDLRKAMAADPKMRVIVAHGMDDLSCPFFASRLIIDQLPVMGDPNRVKLSLYAGGHMFYSRPASGQAFREDIRGMMAR
- a CDS encoding chemotaxis protein CheA; the protein is MDDLLTEFIAETRETMEALAGEVVAWEAAPGDRERLDAIFRFVHTVKGSCGFLDLPRLGKLSHAAEDVLADVRANRRMPDARLVSAVLGVIDRIGELTDAMETGVAVSHHEDEQLIAALAEQAGPADAPEGATPNTVQPSTARTMARSIRLPVDLLDRMMAGVSDLVLARNELGRKLRDGNDETGTEAAFERLSLTIGEIREAITRTRMARIDNLFSALPRLVRDLCADLGKRVSLDIDGGDVELDREMIEMIRDPLTHIVRNAIDHGIELPEVRERTGKPAAGRLRIGARQSGNQILIDVIDDGRGVDADRLLEKALMAGQVSTDQALQMNWQQKLELMFLPGLSTAGAVTAISGRGVGMDVVRANIERIGGLVDIESRVGAGLKLTLRVPLTLTIIPALTIQTGDQRFAVPRSAIEEIVRVGGNAVTMEKMGDANVARIRGRRLPVVALGAFMGLEGQGASRPIAGVLVVVRAGGGERFALLVDQVMDHEELVVKPAAPAIMAAGVFAGTTLPDNSRPMLLLDVAGIAAVAGVASAEREEERAEAAVVEVPPTLLFRDLDGVDRAIRLALVERIEDVPTASIAMSGGRLRMAQDGRIVAIATCGAPLPDDRVRLLRLSDGATQVGYAIDRVNDIVELAGDPVPAAAPGPVLGVLAHEGRPVELLDPFWLFAEPAASAPAASHHPAAKPLCLLADASDPWTRQVLGPLIAAAGYRVAFDADGEAPADVVIASWGASAPAGGGAPVVRIRPQAEPQGDDSIYRYDRAALLDALRTSVGGGR
- a CDS encoding UrcA family protein; translated protein: MFKTILVPLIAAPLFAAAAAPAFAATPVTEPTAVRVATADLDLASAAGKKTLAKRISSAVNAVCQAPTDYRDLTALQHSMDCKVRAETAAQVHLASILELRETQLAEAGSPAHGG
- a CDS encoding aminoglycoside phosphotransferase family protein is translated as MRDDGPGTPIGRGTSSEVYRRADGRVVKLYGTEVPDALIAREEAASRHAAACGLPVAAASARIEVDGRRGLLFDYVEGRTVLAVTGRAPWGIARAFARMARAQAAIHSRRPPRDMRRQRDVTELQIVHSGCDMATRSAALARLTRLGASGGIDRLCHGDFHPGNVIDTPAGLVVIDWGRASAGQPLADLARTELLIRFGAFPSGNALRRGAVALCRELAARWYVWCYARAAGISPAAVAPWRLPMAVAWSRGLRSTRDDAFAAFVAREVAAAEAPAVERRPGWRTALLRARWQATLGVSILLLGCDPGFAFG
- a CDS encoding DUF2585 domain-containing protein, producing the protein MTGPDIFRRRHAIAAAAVVAATGLIEWLMARPPICRCGRVRLWAREVQGPENSQQIADWYSLSHIVHGLLFYGALRLVLPRLAWGWRLVVAVGIEAAWELAENSPVIIDRYRAATMAFGYSGDSILNSLSDIACMMVGFVVARRLPAWGSVLLVVALELIALAAIRDNLALNVLMLVHPVDAVRVWQAG